Proteins co-encoded in one Streptomyces roseochromogenus subsp. oscitans DS 12.976 genomic window:
- a CDS encoding GlxA family transcriptional regulator has protein sequence MPPPSPRPQRVAVLVLDGAKPLDVGIPAQVFTTRASMPYEVRVCGAAPGLVAGGDGLSYHVAHGLDALVWADIVFIPGYRFPDREDPPRPVVDALLAAHARGTRLAAISTGAFALAATGLLDGKRATTHWHYSRALAAKHPLVRVDENVLFVDEGSVLTSAGAASGIDLCLHILRKDLGVAVSNHAARRLVAAPYRSGGQAQYVPRSVPEPLGERFAATREWALHRLGEPLTLTVLARHAAVSPRTFSRRFVEDTGYTPMEWVMRARVDLARELLERSERSIEQIAAEVGLGTGTNLRTRFQRILGTTPSEYRRTFTQGE, from the coding sequence GTGCCGCCCCCGTCCCCTCGCCCGCAGCGCGTCGCCGTCCTGGTGCTCGACGGTGCGAAGCCGCTCGATGTCGGGATTCCCGCGCAGGTGTTCACGACGCGGGCGAGCATGCCGTACGAGGTGCGGGTGTGCGGGGCCGCGCCCGGACTCGTGGCGGGCGGAGACGGGCTGTCGTACCACGTGGCCCACGGCCTGGACGCGCTGGTGTGGGCGGACATCGTCTTCATCCCCGGGTACCGGTTTCCGGACCGCGAGGATCCGCCACGGCCCGTTGTCGACGCCCTGCTCGCCGCCCACGCGCGCGGCACACGCCTCGCCGCCATCTCGACGGGTGCCTTCGCGCTCGCCGCCACGGGACTGCTCGACGGCAAGCGCGCGACGACCCACTGGCACTACTCGCGTGCCCTCGCGGCGAAACACCCGCTCGTCCGGGTCGACGAGAACGTGCTCTTCGTGGACGAGGGCAGTGTGCTGACGTCGGCCGGCGCCGCGTCCGGTATCGATCTGTGCCTGCACATCCTGCGCAAGGACCTCGGCGTGGCCGTGTCGAACCACGCGGCACGGCGCCTGGTCGCCGCGCCCTACCGCAGCGGAGGCCAGGCGCAGTACGTGCCGCGCAGCGTGCCCGAGCCGCTGGGCGAGCGGTTCGCCGCGACCCGCGAATGGGCACTGCACCGCCTCGGCGAGCCCCTCACCCTCACGGTGCTCGCCCGGCATGCGGCGGTCTCACCGCGCACGTTCTCCCGGCGCTTCGTCGAGGACACCGGGTACACGCCGATGGAGTGGGTGATGCGCGCCCGTGTCGACCTGGCCCGTGAGCTGCTCGAACGTTCGGAGCGGAGCATCGAGCAGATCGCCGCCGAGGTCGGCCTCGGTACCGGCACCAATCTGCGGACCCGCTTCCAGCGGATCCTCGGCACGACCCCGAGCGAATACCGACGCACCTTCACCCAGGGCGAGTAG
- the argG gene encoding argininosuccinate synthase: MSKVLTSLPVGERVGIAFSGGLDTSVAVAWMRDKGAVPCTYTADIGQYDEPDIASVPGRAATYGAEIARLVDCRAALVEEGLAALTCGAFHIRSGGRAYFNTTPLGRAVTGTLLVRAMLEDDVQIWGDGSTFKGNDIERFYRYGLLANPHLRIYKPWLDSDFVTELGGRKEMSEWLLAHGLPYRDSTEKAYSTDANIWGATHEAKTLEHLDNGVETVEPIMGVRFWDPTVEILAEDVTIGFDQGRPVTVNGKEFASPVELVMEANAIGGRHGLGMSDQIENRIIEAKSRGIYEAPGMALLHAAYERLVNAIHNEDTLAQYHNEGRKLGRLMYEGRWLDPQALMIRESLQRWVGAAVTGEVTLRLRRGEDYSILDTTGPAFSYHPDKLSMERTEDSAFGPSDRIGQLTMRNLDIADSRARLEQYAGLGMVGTEHPALIGAAQAASTGLIGAMPQGGAEAIASRGEVSEEDEALDRAAMESGTD, from the coding sequence ATGTCCAAGGTCCTCACTTCCCTTCCGGTCGGCGAGCGCGTCGGCATCGCCTTCTCCGGCGGCCTCGACACATCGGTCGCCGTCGCGTGGATGCGCGACAAGGGCGCCGTCCCGTGCACCTACACCGCCGACATCGGCCAGTACGACGAGCCCGACATCGCCTCCGTCCCCGGGCGTGCGGCGACCTACGGTGCCGAGATCGCGCGCCTGGTCGACTGCCGTGCCGCTCTGGTCGAGGAAGGGCTGGCCGCGCTCACCTGCGGCGCGTTCCACATCCGCTCCGGCGGGCGTGCCTACTTCAACACCACCCCCCTCGGCCGCGCCGTCACCGGCACGCTCCTGGTCCGGGCGATGCTCGAGGACGACGTACAGATCTGGGGCGACGGCTCCACCTTCAAGGGCAACGACATCGAGCGGTTCTACCGCTACGGCCTGCTCGCCAACCCGCACCTGCGGATCTACAAGCCCTGGCTGGACTCCGACTTCGTGACCGAGCTGGGCGGCCGCAAGGAGATGTCCGAGTGGCTGCTCGCGCACGGGCTGCCGTACCGCGACAGCACCGAGAAGGCGTACTCGACGGACGCCAACATCTGGGGCGCCACCCACGAGGCCAAGACGCTGGAGCACCTGGACAACGGTGTGGAGACCGTTGAGCCGATCATGGGTGTGCGGTTCTGGGACCCCACGGTCGAGATCCTCGCCGAGGACGTCACGATCGGCTTCGACCAGGGCCGCCCGGTGACGGTCAACGGCAAGGAGTTCGCCTCCCCGGTCGAGCTGGTCATGGAGGCCAACGCCATCGGCGGCCGGCACGGCCTCGGCATGTCGGACCAGATCGAGAACCGGATCATCGAGGCCAAGAGCCGTGGCATCTACGAGGCGCCCGGCATGGCGCTGCTGCACGCCGCGTACGAGCGCCTGGTCAACGCGATCCACAACGAGGACACCCTCGCCCAGTACCACAACGAGGGCCGCAAGCTCGGCCGCCTCATGTACGAGGGCCGCTGGCTGGACCCGCAGGCGCTGATGATCCGCGAGTCGCTGCAGCGCTGGGTCGGCGCGGCGGTCACCGGCGAGGTGACGCTGCGGCTGCGGCGCGGTGAGGACTACTCGATCCTCGACACCACGGGCCCGGCGTTCAGCTACCACCCGGACAAGCTGTCCATGGAGCGCACCGAGGACTCCGCGTTCGGCCCGTCCGACCGGATCGGCCAGCTCACCATGCGCAACCTCGACATCGCCGACTCCCGTGCGCGCCTGGAGCAGTACGCGGGTCTGGGCATGGTCGGCACCGAGCACCCGGCCCTGATCGGCGCGGCCCAGGCCGCCTCCACGGGGCTGATCGGCGCGATGCCCCAGGGCGGCGCCGAGGCCATCGCCTCCCGCGGCGAGGTCTCGGAGGAGGACGAGGCCCTGGACCGTGCCGCGATGGAGTCCGGCACGGACTGA
- a CDS encoding DUF427 domain-containing protein, producing MTSLDTAQSVHTTPEGLLWEPSERWVRGRKGDVTVVDSRHPLLVWEPGVPVPLYAFPRTEVRADLLRPAKNPPTGAHTGSTLFYDLEVDGELLENAAWTFASDDLAGHVAFEWFRRTGRGLDHWYEEEEEIFVHPRDPHKRVDAIPSSRHVLVEIGGKVVADTHRPVLLFETGLPTRYYLPREDVRLDLFRPTDHHTRCPYKGIAAYWSWDSQHGEADVPPDVVWSYPEPLPAVAAIKGLLAFYNEAVGITVDGERLERPVTHFTASLS from the coding sequence ATGACCAGCCTCGACACCGCCCAGTCGGTGCACACCACCCCCGAGGGCCTGCTCTGGGAGCCCAGCGAGCGCTGGGTGCGCGGCCGTAAGGGCGATGTCACCGTTGTCGACAGCCGCCACCCCCTGCTCGTGTGGGAGCCCGGCGTCCCCGTGCCGCTGTACGCCTTCCCGCGCACGGAGGTCCGCGCGGATCTGCTGCGCCCGGCGAAGAACCCGCCGACCGGGGCCCATACCGGATCGACGCTCTTCTACGACCTCGAAGTCGACGGTGAGCTGCTGGAGAACGCGGCCTGGACGTTTGCCTCCGACGACCTCGCCGGCCATGTCGCCTTCGAATGGTTCCGCCGCACCGGCAGAGGCCTGGACCACTGGTACGAGGAGGAAGAGGAGATCTTCGTCCACCCCCGCGACCCGCACAAACGGGTCGACGCCATCCCCAGCAGCCGGCATGTCCTCGTCGAGATCGGCGGCAAGGTCGTCGCTGACACGCACCGCCCGGTGCTCCTCTTCGAGACCGGCCTGCCCACCCGCTACTACCTCCCCCGCGAGGACGTCCGCCTCGACCTGTTCCGCCCCACCGACCACCACACCCGCTGCCCCTACAAGGGCATCGCCGCGTACTGGTCCTGGGACAGTCAGCACGGCGAGGCGGACGTCCCGCCCGACGTCGTGTGGAGCTATCCCGAGCCGCTGCCCGCGGTGGCCGCGATCAAGGGGCTGCTCGCCTTCTACAACGAAGCCGTCGGCATCACGGTGGACGGGGAACGCCTCGAACGCCCAGTCACACATTTCACCGCGTCGCTGTCCTGA
- a CDS encoding YciI family protein, which translates to MEFFCYHRDRPGSLPLRDELLEDHWSYMDQYAKEMIARGPTLTDDGATPTGSVHILDLPDPAAARDFAFDEPNYQAGVYREVLLRRWRNLLGRTMWDFPGGPTEGDRYLVLGLGARRTVDTDLIALPPERDELIAYGPLLSDDGEAWLGTAALLRAPDPDTARAVLPPDRYADIEVHAWTFGGRR; encoded by the coding sequence ATGGAGTTCTTCTGCTATCACCGTGATCGGCCCGGCTCTCTGCCCTTGCGGGACGAGCTGTTGGAAGACCACTGGTCCTACATGGACCAGTACGCCAAGGAGATGATCGCCCGCGGCCCGACCCTGACCGACGACGGGGCGACGCCCACCGGCAGCGTGCACATCCTCGACCTGCCGGACCCGGCGGCCGCGCGGGACTTCGCCTTCGACGAGCCCAACTACCAGGCGGGCGTGTACCGGGAGGTGCTGCTGCGCCGTTGGCGCAACCTGCTGGGCCGCACCATGTGGGACTTCCCCGGCGGCCCGACCGAGGGCGACCGGTATCTGGTGCTGGGCCTCGGCGCCCGGCGCACGGTCGACACCGACCTCATCGCGCTGCCGCCGGAGCGGGACGAGCTGATCGCGTACGGCCCCCTGCTGTCCGACGACGGCGAGGCCTGGCTCGGCACGGCCGCGCTGCTCCGGGCACCGGATCCGGACACGGCACGGGCCGTCCTGCCCCCGGACCGGTATGCGGACATCGAGGTCCACGCCTGGACGTTCGGCGGCAGGCGCTGA
- a CDS encoding penicillin-binding transpeptidase domain-containing protein produces MNRAVKIGLAGTCTALLALGGIGTYNIVHSLASGSAGDGTSQDARGFDPSEVSSTPPSGAEAKKLARAFLDNWSQQHLDGASSTTDTPDTAARALREYADGLHLKKLTFDHILSAGSSSVTPGATKVTFDVTAQVAGGTWSYASAVAVRKSTNGQLAVHWNSSVLYPGLGDGQSLTAGTLPAGSGGAKVVASDGRTDLSTFPSLRDVAATIGKNAKATGGKPGTGVAVVDGGGAGVETLKVFTKGEPAVVRTTIDAGLQGVAERAVKDAHLQQKPTGTVALDWRNGHILAIAHTGEDGDIALNGIKAPGSTMKIITAAALFDKAGLTPSSPAPCTDSLTANSQLFHNDPGVRANPGSSLAQAFTVSCNTSFIKDGFHHLVHDGDASALNDEAVNVFGMGSWSIGGGVATTDPSIPPDVQGGDQAAQFIGQGKVTATPLFMASVAATVRGAGFEQPVILPGQHQETAPRPIPARTAGYLQSMMRGVATSGTAAPRLADLAGVGAKTGTAEEGDHTNGWLTAYDSRISVAALVEGGSSGVDSAGYVVRRLLTGG; encoded by the coding sequence ATGAACAGAGCTGTGAAGATCGGCCTCGCCGGTACGTGCACCGCGCTGCTCGCCCTCGGGGGAATCGGTACCTACAACATCGTGCACAGCCTGGCCTCCGGTTCGGCGGGTGACGGTACGTCCCAGGACGCGCGCGGATTCGACCCCTCCGAGGTATCGAGTACGCCCCCGTCGGGTGCCGAGGCGAAGAAGCTGGCTCGCGCGTTCCTGGACAACTGGTCCCAGCAGCACCTGGACGGCGCGTCGAGCACCACCGACACACCCGACACCGCCGCGCGGGCGCTCCGGGAGTACGCCGACGGCCTGCACCTGAAGAAGCTGACGTTCGATCACATCCTGTCCGCGGGGTCCTCGTCGGTGACACCGGGAGCCACCAAGGTCACCTTTGACGTCACCGCTCAGGTCGCGGGCGGCACCTGGAGCTACGCGAGCGCGGTCGCCGTGCGGAAGAGCACGAACGGTCAGCTGGCGGTCCACTGGAACAGCTCGGTGCTCTATCCGGGCCTGGGCGACGGCCAGTCGCTGACCGCGGGCACGCTGCCGGCCGGCTCGGGCGGCGCGAAGGTCGTCGCGAGCGACGGCAGAACCGACCTGTCCACGTTCCCCTCGCTGCGGGACGTCGCGGCGACCATCGGCAAGAACGCCAAGGCCACGGGTGGAAAACCCGGAACGGGAGTGGCCGTGGTCGACGGCGGCGGCGCGGGTGTGGAGACGCTGAAGGTCTTCACCAAGGGCGAGCCGGCGGTCGTCAGGACGACCATCGACGCAGGCCTCCAAGGGGTCGCCGAGCGCGCGGTGAAGGACGCTCACCTGCAGCAGAAGCCCACGGGCACGGTGGCTCTCGACTGGCGCAACGGTCACATCCTCGCGATCGCGCACACCGGCGAGGACGGCGACATCGCCCTCAACGGCATCAAGGCTCCGGGCTCCACGATGAAGATCATCACCGCGGCCGCCCTCTTCGACAAGGCAGGCCTCACGCCGAGCAGTCCGGCGCCGTGCACGGACTCACTGACGGCCAACAGCCAGTTGTTCCACAACGACCCGGGTGTGCGGGCCAACCCCGGCTCGTCCCTCGCCCAGGCGTTCACGGTGTCGTGCAACACCTCCTTCATCAAGGACGGCTTCCACCACCTGGTGCACGACGGCGACGCCTCCGCGCTGAACGACGAGGCGGTGAACGTCTTCGGCATGGGCAGCTGGTCCATCGGCGGCGGGGTCGCCACGACCGACCCGAGCATCCCGCCGGACGTCCAGGGCGGCGACCAGGCGGCCCAGTTCATCGGCCAGGGCAAGGTCACCGCCACGCCCCTGTTCATGGCATCCGTGGCGGCCACCGTGCGGGGTGCCGGCTTCGAACAGCCGGTCATCCTGCCGGGACAGCACCAGGAGACCGCGCCCCGGCCCATCCCCGCCCGCACGGCCGGCTATCTGCAGTCGATGATGCGCGGCGTGGCCACCAGCGGCACGGCGGCTCCGCGACTGGCCGACCTGGCCGGCGTCGGTGCCAAGACCGGCACCGCGGAGGAAGGGGACCACACCAACGGCTGGCTGACCGCCTACGACTCCCGTATCTCGGTGGCCGCGCTCGTCGAAGGAGGCAGCTCGGGTGTGGACTCCGCCGGATACGTCGTACGTCGGCTGCTGACCGGCGGCTGA
- a CDS encoding TetR/AcrR family transcriptional regulator, which yields MGRWEPDARGRLAKAALALYAERGYEQTTVAEIAKRAGLTERTFFRHYADKREVLFAGSGELEELFVRAVAGAPESVATLDALTAGLDAVAELFADRREFARRRHAVITANAELRERELIKLASLAAALTDTLRSRGVAEPAASLAAEAAVAVFKIAFERWIAPAEERPMPELIRESLAELKAVTSGA from the coding sequence ATGGGTAGATGGGAGCCGGACGCGCGCGGACGCCTGGCGAAGGCCGCACTGGCGCTCTATGCCGAGCGCGGGTACGAGCAGACCACCGTGGCCGAGATCGCCAAGCGGGCCGGGCTGACGGAGCGGACCTTCTTCCGGCACTACGCCGACAAGCGCGAGGTGCTCTTCGCCGGCTCCGGTGAGCTGGAGGAACTGTTCGTCCGGGCGGTCGCCGGCGCCCCGGAGAGCGTGGCGACGCTCGACGCGCTGACGGCCGGCCTGGACGCCGTCGCCGAGCTGTTCGCCGACCGGCGTGAGTTCGCGCGCCGGCGGCACGCCGTGATCACGGCCAACGCGGAGCTGCGGGAGCGCGAGCTGATCAAGCTCGCCTCGCTGGCGGCCGCGCTCACCGACACCCTGCGCAGCCGCGGTGTCGCCGAACCGGCTGCGAGCCTGGCCGCCGAGGCGGCGGTCGCCGTCTTCAAGATCGCCTTCGAGCGGTGGATCGCACCGGCCGAGGAACGCCCGATGCCGGAGCTGATACGGGAGTCACTGGCCGAGCTCAAGGCCGTGACCTCGGGCGCCTAG
- a CDS encoding SDR family oxidoreductase, whose amino-acid sequence MRIFVTGASGWIGSALVPQLTEAGHQVAGLARSDASAAALTAAGAEVVRGTVDDLDVLRDAAAASDGVIHLAFKHDTAFSGDLKGAAEADRRAVDTFGEALAGTGRPFVLASGLAGLAPGRVATERDMPAHFDSPIAIRAATAQQVLAFASRGIRSSVVRLSPTCHGDGDNGFMAMLVAIAHAKGVSGYIGDGANRWPAVHRLDAARLFRLAAEQAPAGSVLHGVAEEGVAIRDAAEVIGRHLDVPVVSVAPEAAPEHFTWLAEFLGLDVPASSTLTRELLGWTPAHPDLLEDLDKGHYFTVQASSA is encoded by the coding sequence ATGCGCATCTTCGTCACAGGCGCCTCCGGCTGGATCGGATCCGCCCTCGTACCCCAGCTCACCGAAGCGGGACACCAGGTCGCCGGGCTCGCCCGCTCCGACGCCTCCGCCGCCGCGCTCACCGCCGCCGGCGCCGAGGTCGTCCGCGGCACCGTCGACGACCTCGACGTCCTGCGGGACGCGGCCGCCGCGTCGGACGGTGTGATCCACCTCGCCTTCAAGCACGACACCGCCTTCAGCGGCGATCTCAAGGGCGCCGCCGAGGCCGACCGGCGCGCCGTCGACACCTTCGGCGAGGCGCTCGCCGGCACCGGCCGGCCCTTCGTCCTCGCCTCCGGCCTGGCCGGACTCGCCCCCGGGCGAGTGGCGACCGAGCGGGACATGCCCGCGCACTTCGACTCGCCGATCGCGATCCGGGCGGCCACCGCACAGCAGGTGCTCGCGTTCGCCTCGCGCGGCATCCGCTCGTCCGTGGTGCGGCTCTCGCCGACCTGCCACGGCGACGGAGACAACGGCTTCATGGCGATGCTGGTTGCCATCGCCCACGCCAAGGGCGTCTCCGGCTACATCGGCGACGGCGCCAACCGCTGGCCGGCCGTCCACCGACTCGACGCCGCACGGCTGTTCCGCCTCGCGGCCGAGCAGGCCCCGGCCGGTTCGGTGCTGCACGGTGTCGCGGAGGAGGGCGTCGCGATCCGTGACGCGGCAGAGGTGATCGGCCGGCACCTCGATGTGCCGGTGGTCTCCGTGGCACCGGAGGCGGCGCCTGAGCACTTCACCTGGCTGGCCGAGTTCCTCGGCCTCGACGTCCCGGCATCGAGCACCCTGACCCGCGAACTGCTGGGCTGGACGCCGGCCCACCCGGATCTCCTCGAAGACCTGGACAAGGGGCACTACTTCACCGTTCAGGCCAGCAGCGCCTGA
- a CDS encoding MerR family transcriptional regulator translates to MITLRPTDLAREHGISTQAVRNYERHGFLPPAERTPSGYRIYTEVHAAALRAYLSLVPAYGYAAGGQVMAALHRDDLDEALTLIDRGHSQLLRDRDTLDAVRTAVRHLTAESAAAPVPAPGAGTRTVGELAHQLGVTPATLRNWEGAGILTPARDRATGYRVFHADDIRDAELAHLLRRGGYLLEHIATVVQQIRTAGGTDALAASLDAWQHRLTARGRAMLHAATYLSAYLKHVETENDGSGCRTSTAPHQHR, encoded by the coding sequence GTGATCACCTTGCGACCGACCGACCTCGCACGCGAGCACGGCATCTCGACCCAGGCGGTGCGCAACTACGAGCGGCACGGGTTCCTCCCGCCCGCCGAGCGCACCCCCAGCGGCTACCGGATCTACACCGAGGTGCACGCGGCCGCCCTCCGCGCCTACCTCTCGCTCGTCCCGGCGTACGGCTACGCGGCCGGGGGCCAGGTCATGGCCGCACTCCATCGGGACGATCTCGACGAGGCCTTGACGCTCATCGACCGCGGGCACAGTCAGTTGTTGCGCGACCGGGACACCCTTGATGCCGTGCGCACAGCGGTGCGGCACCTGACGGCGGAGTCCGCGGCTGCCCCGGTCCCCGCCCCGGGCGCGGGAACCCGCACCGTCGGCGAGCTCGCGCACCAACTCGGTGTCACGCCGGCGACCTTGCGCAATTGGGAAGGCGCGGGCATCCTCACGCCCGCCCGGGACCGGGCCACCGGATACCGTGTCTTTCACGCCGACGACATCCGCGACGCCGAGCTGGCGCACCTGCTCCGACGCGGGGGCTATCTGCTGGAGCACATCGCCACCGTGGTCCAGCAGATCCGCACGGCCGGCGGCACGGACGCACTCGCCGCCTCTCTGGACGCCTGGCAGCACAGACTCACCGCGCGGGGCCGCGCCATGCTGCACGCGGCCACGTACCTCAGCGCGTACCTGAAGCACGTCGAAACCGAGAACGACGGATCAGGTTGCAGGACATCGACGGCGCCTCATCAGCACAGGTGA
- a CDS encoding erythromycin esterase family protein, with the protein MSQDIRDFVTPSCDLLALGEPTHQEPAFGRVRNELFAQLADHGFRSIALEIDRVAALAVNDYVQEGTGSLDTVMREGFSHGWGGQDANRRLVSRMREYNEGRPPGQRLAFHGFDAPTENTSAPSPRPYLEHARDYLALDLDFAGLIGDDTRWSRTEAVLDAAMSPGASAEAERLRSHADDMLNSLYARAPELIAATSRDEWFRARTHLTAGLGLLRYHKQCAQPLEPSLRIAGLHATRDALMAQNLLDIRGIEEARGATLVFAHNLHLQRNLCVWRLGDLAADWSGAGAVVGSLLGERYVCVVGSLGRSEALGLRDPDPDTYEGRLQRRITTWGLETATTVTASSRAPVARTRTDTHPRQGYFPLDQATLDAVDAVLHLSDGTAAHT; encoded by the coding sequence ATGAGTCAGGACATCCGCGACTTCGTCACCCCGTCATGCGACCTCTTGGCGCTGGGTGAGCCGACACACCAGGAACCGGCCTTCGGGAGGGTACGGAACGAACTGTTCGCCCAACTGGCCGACCACGGCTTCCGATCCATCGCCCTTGAGATCGACCGCGTGGCCGCCCTCGCCGTGAACGACTACGTCCAGGAGGGAACCGGCAGCCTGGACACGGTCATGCGCGAAGGCTTCTCCCACGGCTGGGGAGGCCAGGACGCCAACAGGCGGCTGGTCAGCCGGATGCGCGAGTACAACGAGGGCCGGCCGCCAGGACAGCGTCTGGCCTTCCACGGCTTCGACGCGCCGACGGAGAACACCAGCGCGCCCAGCCCGCGGCCCTATCTGGAACACGCCCGCGACTATCTGGCACTCGACCTCGACTTCGCGGGCCTCATCGGAGACGACACCCGGTGGAGCCGCACGGAGGCGGTCCTGGACGCCGCGATGTCGCCCGGCGCCTCGGCCGAGGCCGAGCGGCTGCGGTCGCACGCCGACGACATGCTCAACTCGCTCTACGCACGCGCACCCGAGCTGATCGCGGCGACCTCCCGCGACGAGTGGTTCAGGGCCCGGACCCACCTCACCGCCGGCCTCGGCCTGCTGCGCTACCACAAGCAGTGCGCACAGCCCCTCGAACCAAGTCTCCGGATAGCCGGGCTGCACGCCACCCGGGACGCGCTCATGGCCCAGAACCTCCTGGACATCCGTGGCATCGAGGAAGCACGGGGCGCGACCCTGGTCTTCGCGCACAACCTCCATCTGCAACGGAACCTGTGCGTCTGGCGCCTGGGCGACCTGGCCGCCGACTGGTCCGGCGCCGGTGCCGTCGTGGGCTCCCTGCTGGGCGAACGGTACGTCTGTGTCGTCGGCAGCCTGGGCCGCAGCGAGGCCCTCGGGCTACGCGACCCGGACCCGGACACCTACGAGGGCCGCCTCCAGCGCCGTATCACCACATGGGGCCTGGAAACGGCCACCACGGTCACCGCGTCCAGCAGGGCCCCCGTCGCCCGCACACGGACGGACACCCATCCCAGGCAGGGCTATTTCCCGCTCGACCAGGCGACGCTCGACGCGGTGGACGCGGTCCTGCACCTCAGCGACGGCACGGCCGCGCACACCTGA
- a CDS encoding ACT domain-containing protein — MTGETDLHTLLRGMRPELNPGRYVFTMAEGGVPSGVTPVVTVAEQEGLTLVVPQAEADGAGMAYDYVAAWITLRVHSALAAVGLTAAVSRALADAGLSCNVVAGFHHDHLFVPHEQAEQAVDVLKRLARDSS; from the coding sequence GTGACCGGCGAGACTGATCTGCACACACTGCTCCGCGGCATGCGTCCGGAGCTGAATCCGGGCCGCTATGTCTTCACCATGGCCGAGGGCGGCGTGCCGTCCGGTGTCACCCCCGTGGTGACGGTGGCCGAGCAGGAGGGCCTGACCCTGGTCGTGCCGCAGGCGGAGGCCGACGGGGCGGGGATGGCGTACGACTATGTCGCCGCGTGGATCACCTTGCGGGTGCACTCCGCGCTGGCCGCGGTGGGGCTGACCGCCGCGGTCTCCCGCGCCCTCGCCGACGCGGGCCTGAGCTGCAACGTCGTCGCCGGCTTCCACCACGACCACCTCTTCGTGCCCCATGAGCAGGCCGAGCAGGCCGTGGATGTCCTCAAGCGACTGGCACGCGACTCCTCCTGA
- a CDS encoding MerR family transcriptional regulator, whose product MRISELARQAGVTTKAVRYYESLGLITPERLPNGYRNYDEDDVRLVREIRTLHRLGIRVERTRPFIECLAAGRAYADDCPASLASYREAIDELTERIEALSARRATLIANLDAAAHRCSGVVPPEEKDTGAMDYLTLPANLPVPEDDGAADHLPGTRVPGLALLDTAGRTVRLDTLGPRRTVVYVYPLTGRPGTDLPEGWNSIPGARGCTPESCGFRDHFQDLLEAGAGRVHGLSSQDTGYQREVVERLGLPFDMLSDPDLTLADALGLPTFEVEGLRLFRRLTLVLRAGVIEHVFYPVFPPNEHAEQVLTWLREHPL is encoded by the coding sequence ATGAGGATCAGCGAGCTGGCGCGTCAGGCCGGCGTGACGACCAAAGCGGTGCGGTACTACGAGTCGCTGGGGTTGATCACACCCGAGCGCCTCCCCAACGGTTACCGGAACTACGACGAGGACGACGTACGCCTCGTACGGGAGATCAGGACGCTGCACCGGCTGGGCATCCGCGTCGAGCGCACCCGGCCCTTCATCGAGTGCCTGGCGGCCGGACGCGCGTACGCGGACGACTGTCCCGCCTCGCTGGCGAGCTACCGGGAGGCCATCGACGAGCTGACCGAGCGGATCGAGGCGCTGAGCGCCCGCCGGGCGACGCTGATCGCCAACCTCGACGCGGCCGCTCACCGGTGCAGCGGCGTCGTACCGCCCGAGGAGAAGGACACAGGAGCCATGGACTATCTGACACTGCCCGCCAACCTGCCGGTCCCCGAGGACGACGGCGCGGCGGACCATCTGCCGGGCACGCGGGTGCCGGGGCTCGCCCTCCTCGACACGGCGGGGCGTACGGTGCGCCTGGACACGCTGGGCCCGCGCCGCACGGTCGTCTATGTCTACCCGCTCACCGGCCGGCCCGGCACCGACCTGCCGGAGGGCTGGAACTCCATTCCCGGCGCTCGGGGCTGCACTCCCGAGTCATGCGGTTTCCGCGACCACTTCCAGGATCTCCTCGAAGCCGGTGCCGGCCGTGTCCACGGGCTGTCCAGCCAGGACACCGGCTACCAACGCGAGGTCGTGGAACGCCTCGGGCTGCCCTTCGACATGCTCTCCGACCCCGACCTCACTCTGGCCGACGCGCTCGGACTGCCCACGTTCGAGGTCGAAGGGCTGCGGCTGTTCAGGCGGCTGACGCTCGTCCTCCGCGCCGGCGTGATCGAGCATGTCTTCTACCCGGTTTTCCCGCCGAACGAGCACGCCGAGCAGGTCCTGACCTGGCTGCGCGAACACCCTCTGTAG